In a single window of the Caulobacter soli genome:
- a CDS encoding low molecular weight protein tyrosine phosphatase family protein, giving the protein MKKVLFVCSQNKLRSPTAEQVFSTRTDLEVDSAGTNQDAENPLTGELVAWADVIFVMEKTHRAKLSKRFKRHLKARVICLDIPDDYAFMDPDLVTLLHARVGPHLP; this is encoded by the coding sequence GTGAAGAAGGTTCTGTTCGTCTGCAGCCAGAACAAGCTGCGCAGCCCCACGGCCGAGCAGGTGTTTTCGACCCGAACCGACTTGGAGGTCGATTCCGCCGGGACCAATCAGGACGCCGAGAACCCGCTGACCGGCGAACTGGTCGCCTGGGCCGACGTGATCTTCGTGATGGAGAAGACTCACCGCGCCAAGCTGTCCAAGCGCTTCAAGCGTCATCTGAAGGCGCGGGTGATCTGCCTCGACATCCCCGACGACTACGCCTTCATGGATCCTGACCTCGTGACGCTGTTGCACGCCCGCGTCGGGCCGCACCTGCCCTAG
- the pelA gene encoding pectate lyase — protein sequence MIFRPIPAALALSAVLLCSVAQASVIGTNTSAQAISAARIDALPAKDRDVWKAYLARSEKQNLADRAALAAELKPGQPAPPPPAEGPGGPKAMPLDRDAAWYATPEARHVADVIVSFQTPAGGWSKNQPRTGALRQPGQPYAPDNVSKYLATGDFDAPHDSHWNYVGTLDNDATITELRFLARVAGQAPGKEGDAWRASFLRGARYLLAAQFPNGGWPQVWPLEGGYHDAITYNDDAVTEAASLLTDVSKGQGDYAFAPADLRKQAGAAAERAVTCVLATQVVVNGKRTIWAQQHDALTLKPVAGRNFEPAELSTEESADLLVYLMSLPNPSPTLVKAVHAGADYLAATAIHDQAWTGDRTTEGGRRLVPKPGAGPIWARYYMAATNTPIFGDRDKTIHDDVNELSLERRNGYAWFNTNPKKALDVYAVWKKAHPAAS from the coding sequence ATGATCTTCCGCCCCATCCCCGCCGCCCTGGCCCTGAGCGCCGTCCTGCTGTGCAGCGTCGCCCAGGCGTCGGTCATCGGGACCAACACCTCGGCCCAGGCAATCAGCGCCGCGCGGATCGACGCCCTGCCCGCCAAGGATCGCGACGTCTGGAAGGCCTATCTGGCGCGTTCGGAAAAGCAGAACCTCGCCGACCGCGCCGCCCTGGCCGCCGAACTGAAGCCCGGCCAGCCAGCTCCGCCACCACCCGCCGAAGGTCCCGGCGGTCCCAAGGCCATGCCGCTGGATCGCGACGCGGCCTGGTACGCCACGCCCGAAGCCCGTCACGTGGCCGACGTCATCGTCAGCTTCCAGACGCCGGCCGGAGGGTGGAGCAAGAACCAGCCGCGCACCGGCGCCCTGCGGCAACCGGGCCAGCCCTACGCGCCCGACAATGTCTCCAAGTACCTGGCGACCGGCGATTTCGACGCGCCGCACGACTCGCACTGGAACTATGTCGGCACGCTGGACAACGACGCGACGATCACCGAGCTGCGCTTCCTGGCCCGTGTCGCCGGCCAGGCGCCGGGCAAGGAGGGCGACGCCTGGCGGGCCAGCTTCTTGCGCGGCGCCCGCTACCTGCTGGCCGCTCAGTTCCCGAACGGCGGCTGGCCCCAGGTCTGGCCGCTGGAGGGCGGCTATCACGACGCCATCACCTATAACGACGACGCCGTCACCGAGGCCGCCTCGCTGCTGACCGACGTGTCCAAGGGCCAGGGCGACTACGCTTTCGCTCCCGCCGATCTGCGCAAGCAGGCGGGCGCCGCCGCCGAACGGGCGGTGACCTGCGTCCTGGCCACCCAGGTCGTCGTCAATGGCAAGCGCACGATCTGGGCCCAGCAACACGACGCCCTGACCCTGAAACCGGTCGCCGGCCGCAACTTCGAACCCGCTGAACTGTCGACCGAGGAAAGCGCCGACCTGCTGGTCTATCTGATGAGCTTGCCCAACCCGTCGCCCACCCTGGTGAAGGCCGTGCACGCGGGGGCCGACTACCTGGCCGCCACCGCCATCCATGACCAGGCCTGGACCGGCGATCGCACCACCGAAGGCGGCCGCCGCCTGGTTCCCAAGCCCGGCGCCGGCCCGATCTGGGCCCGCTACTACATGGCGGCGACGAACACCCCGATCTTCGGCGACCGCGACAAGACCATCCATGACGACGTCAACGAGCTGAGCCTCGAACGTCGCAACGGCTACGCCTGGTTCAACACCAACCCCAAAAAAGCGCTGGACGTCTACGCCGTCTGGAAGAAGGCTCATCCGGCCGCTAGCTGA
- a CDS encoding glutathione S-transferase family protein, translated as MSLTLHMHPLSSYCWKVLIALYENDTPFEARLVDLSDPQVVAAFKALWPTAKMPLLVDAAAGRTVPETSIIIEYLQNAYPGPVRFIPEAPEAALRVRLLDRLFDLYAHNQMQQIVGDRIRPPGAQDPHGVAQARAQLAMAYTMLETELTGRTWAAGEAFSLADCAAAPALFYANKVAPLTDAHPNVSAYLDRLLTRPSFARVLQEAEPYFAMFPAGD; from the coding sequence ATGTCCCTGACGTTGCACATGCACCCGCTGTCATCGTACTGCTGGAAGGTGCTGATCGCCCTCTATGAAAACGACACCCCGTTCGAGGCCCGCCTGGTCGATCTGAGCGACCCGCAGGTCGTCGCGGCGTTCAAGGCGCTATGGCCGACGGCCAAGATGCCGCTGTTGGTCGACGCCGCCGCGGGGCGCACCGTGCCGGAGACCTCGATCATCATCGAGTACCTGCAGAACGCCTATCCCGGCCCCGTAAGGTTCATTCCCGAGGCCCCGGAGGCCGCCTTGCGCGTGCGGCTGCTGGACCGGCTTTTCGACCTCTACGCCCACAATCAGATGCAGCAGATCGTCGGCGATCGGATCCGCCCGCCCGGCGCCCAGGACCCGCATGGCGTGGCCCAGGCTCGCGCCCAGCTGGCAATGGCCTACACCATGCTGGAGACCGAGCTGACGGGTCGGACATGGGCGGCGGGCGAGGCGTTCAGCCTGGCCGACTGCGCGGCGGCCCCGGCCCTGTTCTACGCCAACAAGGTCGCGCCGCTCACCGACGCCCATCCGAACGTCTCGGCCTATCTCGACCGCCTGCTGACCCGCCCGTCGTTCGCGCGGGTGCTGCAGGAGGCCGAGCCCTATTTCGCGATGTTCCCAGCCGGAGACTAG
- a CDS encoding methyl-accepting chemotaxis protein, with the protein MFSGSKLARQADVERAENLAAQVAAMDRSQAVIEFKLDGTIIKANANFLGALGYTAAEIEGRHHSLFVPPAEAQSADYRAFWARLNAGEFVAAKFLRIGKGGKDVWIQASYNPVLDKNGKPYKVIKFATDVTDIELERMRGEAERRQADEEQTAVVAALAESLRRLAGGDLTADIHAQFDGRYQRIKDDFNSATDSLRRAVGAIVTATGGLQAGSDEIAAASSDLSRRTEQQAASLEETAAALDELTATVRRSAAGAREASTAASNAREEAARSGEVMREAVAAMGEIEQSSGQITQIIGVIDEIAFQTNLLALNAGVEAARAGDAGRGFAVVAQEVRALAQRSAEAAKEIKTLIASSTSQVSRGVQLVGDTGQALNGIVGKVSQIDTLISEIAQSSQEQATGLNQVNAAVNQMDQVTQQNAAMVEEATAAATSLRNEAGELARLVARFETGQEASGRSLSRRAA; encoded by the coding sequence ATGTTCTCAGGTTCCAAGCTGGCCCGACAGGCCGATGTTGAGCGTGCGGAGAACCTCGCGGCTCAGGTCGCGGCCATGGACCGCTCGCAGGCGGTGATCGAGTTCAAGCTCGACGGCACGATCATCAAGGCCAACGCCAATTTCCTGGGGGCTCTGGGCTATACGGCCGCCGAGATTGAAGGTCGTCATCACAGCCTGTTCGTGCCCCCCGCCGAGGCGCAGAGCGCCGACTACCGGGCGTTCTGGGCTCGGCTCAACGCCGGTGAATTCGTCGCGGCCAAGTTCCTGCGCATCGGCAAGGGCGGCAAGGATGTCTGGATCCAAGCTTCCTACAACCCCGTGCTCGACAAGAACGGCAAGCCTTACAAGGTCATCAAGTTCGCGACCGACGTCACCGACATCGAGTTGGAACGGATGCGCGGCGAGGCCGAGCGTCGCCAGGCCGACGAGGAGCAGACCGCGGTGGTCGCGGCCCTGGCCGAAAGCCTGCGCCGCCTGGCCGGCGGCGACCTGACCGCCGACATCCACGCCCAGTTCGACGGCCGCTACCAGCGGATCAAGGACGACTTCAACAGCGCCACCGACAGCCTGCGCCGGGCCGTGGGCGCGATCGTCACCGCCACGGGCGGCCTGCAGGCCGGCTCGGACGAGATCGCCGCGGCCTCCAGCGACCTGTCGCGTCGCACCGAGCAGCAGGCCGCCTCGCTGGAGGAGACCGCCGCCGCGCTCGACGAACTGACAGCCACGGTCCGCCGCAGCGCCGCCGGCGCCCGGGAGGCCTCGACCGCCGCCTCCAACGCCCGCGAAGAGGCCGCCCGCTCCGGCGAGGTCATGCGCGAGGCCGTCGCCGCCATGGGCGAGATCGAGCAGAGCTCGGGCCAGATCACCCAGATCATCGGCGTCATCGACGAGATCGCCTTCCAAACCAATCTGCTGGCGCTGAACGCGGGGGTCGAGGCCGCTCGGGCCGGTGACGCCGGTCGCGGTTTCGCAGTCGTGGCCCAGGAAGTCCGGGCCCTGGCCCAGCGCTCGGCCGAGGCCGCCAAGGAGATCAAGACCCTGATCGCCAGCAGCACCTCGCAGGTCTCGCGCGGCGTCCAGCTGGTCGGCGACACGGGCCAGGCCCTGAACGGGATCGTCGGCAAGGTCTCGCAGATCGACACCCTGATCTCCGAGATCGCCCAGTCGTCCCAGGAGCAGGCCACGGGCCTCAACCAGGTCAACGCCGCCGTCAACCAGATGGACCAGGTCACCCAGCAGAACGCCGCCATGGTCGAGGAGGCCACCGCCGCCGCCACCAGCCTGCGCAACGAGGCCGGAGAGCTGGCTCGGCTGGTGGCACGGTTCGAGACGGGGCAGGAGGCTTCGGGCCGCTCGCTCAGCCGGCGCGCCGCCTAG
- a CDS encoding PAS domain-containing protein, with product MPLRDLISALADNLDIGVVLTDGLLSPPGPHILYVNTTFERMTGFDRDEILGKNPRIFQGEGTSLAARKRLARALRNGERHTTTLVNYRKSGEAYLCAIDVFPIVAADGALISAVALEREVERRPGRRPAPQPLSPKAS from the coding sequence ATGCCTTTGCGTGATCTCATCTCGGCCCTGGCTGATAACTTGGATATCGGCGTTGTCCTGACCGATGGACTGCTGTCGCCGCCCGGCCCCCACATTCTCTATGTAAATACAACGTTTGAGCGCATGACCGGCTTCGACCGGGACGAAATCCTGGGAAAAAATCCTCGAATTTTTCAGGGCGAGGGCACAAGCCTGGCGGCGCGCAAGCGACTGGCGCGCGCCCTGCGCAATGGCGAGCGACACACCACCACCCTGGTGAACTATCGAAAATCGGGCGAGGCCTATCTGTGCGCCATAGACGTGTTTCCGATCGTCGCCGCGGACGGCGCCCTGATCAGCGCGGTGGCGCTGGAGCGGGAGGTCGAGCGGCGACCCGGTCGCCGGCCCGCCCCTCAGCCCCTGAGCCCAAAGGCGTCCTAG